The following coding sequences lie in one Cyanobacterium sp. Dongsha4 genomic window:
- a CDS encoding anhydro-N-acetylmuramic acid kinase: MIIIGLMSGTSVDGIDAAIVNIEGQGLDLKVDLLVGQTFSYSPSLREEILQVCAGKCLSMEELSKLDNAIASEFSQAVTNIIPDNLKVDLIGSHGQTVYHQPPQKNQLGYTLQLGRGDLISYLTGINTVSNFRVADIALGGQGAPLVSKIDVCLYRHPHHHRCLQNIGGIGNATYLPSSHTPQWQEKIMGWDTGPGNVLIDLAVQELTNNQQKFDFNGEWSRQGKPCQALVKKWLNQDFFKQKPPKSTGRELFSPHYLQQCLKDAQTYNLSSADCLATLTELTVASIADSYHRFLPSPPHEVVLAGGGSRNSYLKERLQAHLPHSRLLNSDDLGISSEFKEAIAFAILAYWHINNFPGNLPQVTGATKEVILGQYYLSQR; encoded by the coding sequence ATGATTATAATTGGCTTAATGAGTGGCACTTCTGTAGATGGAATTGATGCCGCTATTGTTAATATTGAAGGACAAGGACTAGATTTAAAAGTAGATTTATTAGTAGGTCAAACTTTTTCTTATTCTCCCTCCTTGAGAGAGGAAATTTTGCAGGTTTGTGCGGGTAAATGTCTATCAATGGAAGAACTTAGCAAACTAGATAATGCGATCGCATCTGAATTTTCACAAGCAGTTACAAATATAATTCCAGATAATTTAAAAGTTGATCTAATCGGTTCTCATGGTCAAACAGTATATCACCAACCACCACAAAAAAATCAGTTAGGCTACACCCTACAGTTAGGAAGGGGGGATTTAATCTCTTACTTAACAGGTATTAATACGGTAAGTAACTTTAGAGTGGCTGACATCGCCTTGGGAGGGCAAGGGGCGCCCTTAGTCTCAAAAATAGATGTATGTTTATATCGTCATCCCCATCATCATCGTTGTTTACAAAATATTGGCGGTATTGGTAACGCTACTTATCTTCCATCGAGTCATACACCCCAATGGCAAGAGAAAATTATGGGTTGGGATACAGGCCCCGGAAATGTTTTAATCGATTTAGCGGTGCAAGAATTAACCAATAATCAACAAAAATTTGATTTTAATGGTGAATGGAGTCGTCAAGGAAAGCCCTGTCAAGCCTTAGTCAAAAAATGGTTAAATCAAGACTTTTTCAAGCAAAAACCACCAAAATCCACAGGCAGAGAGCTTTTTAGTCCTCATTACCTTCAACAATGTCTAAAAGATGCTCAGACTTATAATCTTTCTTCGGCGGATTGTCTTGCTACTCTCACAGAATTAACCGTTGCTTCCATTGCCGATAGTTACCATCGTTTTTTGCCATCTCCCCCCCATGAAGTAGTTTTAGCAGGAGGAGGAAGTCGCAATAGTTACTTAAAGGAGAGATTACAGGCACATTTGCCCCATTCCCGTCTTCTCAATAGTGATGATTTAGGTATTAGTAGTGAATTTAAAGAAGCGATCGCATTTGCAATTTTAGCCTATTGGCATATTAACAACTTTCCGGGTAATCTACCACAGGTGACAGGGGCAACAAAAGAGGTTATTTTAGGACAGTATTACCTCAGTCAGAGATAA
- a CDS encoding DUF262 domain-containing protein — MQAGETTLKEIIQGEKQYIVPLFQRSYSWGKSQWEQLWSDIVELLENESNSPHFFGSIVTMQMEFLPEEVSKFLLIDGQQRLTTILILLATIRDQAKIIHNPKLFKEINDKYLINAYDEGENFYKLLPTQIDRQSFYQIINEEYNHIKQQKNLIAECYQFFTRKIKRFPGTEYKKLINIIGGYLIVISIVLSKDDNPYLVFESLNAKGQPLTQADLIRNYLFMGIQGEKQDKMYQQYWLPMENLLQDNLTDFLRYYLTKKGKDVKKNQVYFELKEQTIKNNVSDYLKDIYKFANYYSRFLNPNQEKNIKVRKYLTRIKSLDIKTVYPFLLNCYDDWQTNKLSETEFIDVCKIIENFIIRRFVCNVQTRGLNRIFALLYTQVSKNIDLENINFLDELKRHLQTQDYPQDEEFREKIKQVKLYGSNRTEKARLILESMEESFGHKEKVSFENLTIEHIMPQRLNEWWKNHLGEDYEITHELLLHSLGNLTLTAYNSELSNDSFINKQKELKNSHLEINKYFQNVNQWRREEIENRAEKLADMALTIWSYFGDKNYKSQNRRKGVTGTTPRNLKMFDEEYSVKTWRDVLETTLNIISELEADKFEEIILTFPRFLSKNRGDLRVTRQLKNGIFIEVQLSAQDIYSFCQKILETCDLSNEDWQVIIEE; from the coding sequence ATGCAAGCAGGAGAAACCACATTAAAAGAAATCATACAAGGTGAAAAACAATACATTGTACCCTTGTTTCAACGCTCTTATAGTTGGGGTAAATCTCAATGGGAACAACTATGGAGTGATATTGTAGAATTATTAGAAAATGAATCTAATTCCCCTCATTTTTTCGGTTCAATTGTCACAATGCAAATGGAATTTCTTCCCGAAGAAGTTAGCAAATTTTTATTAATAGATGGACAACAAAGATTAACAACTATATTAATACTTTTAGCAACCATTAGAGATCAAGCAAAAATAATTCATAATCCAAAATTGTTTAAAGAAATTAATGATAAATATTTGATTAATGCCTATGATGAAGGAGAAAATTTTTATAAACTTTTACCCACACAAATAGATAGACAATCTTTTTATCAAATTATTAATGAAGAATATAATCATATCAAACAACAAAAAAATCTCATAGCTGAATGTTATCAATTTTTTACTCGTAAAATTAAACGGTTTCCCGGAACTGAATACAAAAAATTAATTAATATTATCGGTGGCTATTTAATCGTTATAAGTATTGTTTTAAGTAAAGATGATAACCCCTATTTAGTCTTTGAAAGTTTGAACGCAAAAGGGCAACCTTTAACCCAAGCAGATTTAATTCGCAATTATTTATTCATGGGTATTCAAGGAGAAAAACAAGATAAAATGTATCAACAATATTGGTTGCCTATGGAAAACTTATTACAAGATAATCTCACGGATTTTCTTAGATACTATCTCACAAAAAAAGGCAAAGATGTAAAAAAGAATCAAGTTTATTTTGAATTAAAAGAACAAACCATAAAAAATAATGTTAGTGATTATTTAAAAGATATTTATAAATTTGCTAATTACTATTCAAGATTTCTTAATCCTAACCAAGAAAAGAATATTAAAGTTAGAAAATATTTAACGAGAATTAAAAGTTTGGATATAAAAACAGTTTATCCTTTTTTATTGAATTGTTATGATGATTGGCAAACCAATAAGTTAAGCGAAACAGAATTTATTGATGTATGTAAAATTATAGAGAATTTCATTATCAGAAGATTTGTATGTAATGTGCAAACTAGAGGATTAAATCGGATTTTTGCTCTTTTATATACTCAAGTAAGTAAAAATATTGACCTAGAAAATATCAATTTTTTAGATGAATTAAAACGACATTTACAAACCCAAGATTATCCTCAAGACGAAGAATTTAGAGAGAAAATAAAACAAGTAAAACTATATGGTAGTAATCGCACAGAAAAAGCTCGATTAATTTTAGAATCGATGGAAGAATCTTTTGGACATAAAGAGAAAGTATCTTTTGAGAATTTAACAATTGAACATATTATGCCTCAGAGATTAAATGAATGGTGGAAAAATCATTTAGGAGAAGATTACGAAATAACCCACGAATTATTATTACATTCCCTAGGAAATTTAACTTTAACTGCTTATAATTCTGAATTATCCAATGATAGTTTTATCAATAAACAAAAAGAATTAAAAAATAGTCACTTAGAAATTAATAAATATTTTCAAAATGTTAACCAATGGCGTAGGGAAGAAATTGAAAATCGGGCAGAAAAATTAGCTGATATGGCTTTAACAATATGGAGTTATTTTGGTGATAAAAATTATAAAAGTCAAAACAGAAGAAAGGGTGTGACTGGCACTACTCCCAGAAATTTAAAAATGTTTGATGAGGAATATTCTGTTAAAACTTGGCGAGACGTTTTAGAAACAACTTTAAATATCATCTCTGAGCTAGAAGCGGATAAATTTGAAGAAATAATATTAACTTTTCCTCGCTTTCTATCTAAAAATAGAGGAGATTTAAGAGTAACTCGTCAGCTTAAAAATGGTATTTTTATAGAAGTACAATTATCCGCCCAAGACATTTATTCTTTTTGTCAAAAAATTCTTGAAACCTGTGATTTATCCAATGAAGATTGGCAAGTAATTATTGAGGAGTAA
- a CDS encoding aldo/keto reductase, with translation MQYRRFGRTDLQMPVFSCGGMRYQYKWQDLPFTEIPQDNQRNLEATIRKSLEVGINHIETARFYGSSEMQLGKILPTLPREKLIVQTKVPPEEDSKKFLATFEKSLNYLQLDYVDLLGIHGINTPELLEYTIRPGGCLDVARKLQAEGKVRYIGFSTHGATDLIIKTIETNQFDYVNLHWYWIYQKNWDAIAFATRHDMGVFIISPSNKGGMLYQPSQKLVDLCQPLSPIIFNNLFCLSHPQVHTLSVGADKPSDFDEHLKTLPLLSKAEEFLPPIIERLENEAKRVLGEEWLNTWEKGLPNYEETPGNINIPTILWLRNLALAYDLVEYGKMRYNLLGNGGHWFPGQKADKLRDFDLTNCLKNSPHQDKIPQFLAQTESLLGGQEVKRLSQTN, from the coding sequence ATGCAATATCGTCGATTTGGTAGAACAGATTTACAAATGCCCGTATTTTCTTGTGGTGGAATGCGTTATCAATATAAATGGCAAGATTTACCCTTTACAGAAATTCCTCAAGATAATCAGAGAAATTTAGAAGCTACCATTCGCAAAAGTTTGGAAGTGGGTATTAATCACATTGAAACTGCGAGGTTTTATGGTTCGTCAGAAATGCAGTTGGGTAAAATTTTACCGACTTTGCCAAGGGAGAAGTTAATTGTACAAACAAAAGTTCCTCCAGAAGAAGATAGTAAAAAATTTCTCGCCACTTTTGAAAAGTCTTTAAATTATTTACAATTAGATTACGTTGATTTATTAGGCATTCACGGTATTAACACCCCTGAGTTGTTGGAATACACTATTCGCCCCGGAGGATGTTTAGATGTTGCTAGGAAACTACAGGCAGAGGGAAAAGTTAGGTATATTGGTTTTTCTACTCATGGGGCTACGGATTTAATTATCAAGACGATTGAAACTAATCAATTTGACTACGTTAACTTACATTGGTACTGGATTTATCAAAAAAACTGGGATGCGATCGCATTTGCAACCCGTCATGATATGGGTGTATTTATAATTAGTCCTTCCAATAAAGGGGGAATGCTATATCAACCATCGCAAAAATTAGTAGATTTATGTCAGCCTTTAAGTCCTATCATTTTTAATAATCTTTTCTGCTTATCTCATCCACAAGTACATACTCTTAGTGTGGGTGCAGATAAACCCAGTGATTTTGATGAACATTTGAAAACCCTACCTCTGTTATCCAAAGCCGAGGAATTTTTACCCCCAATTATTGAGCGTTTAGAAAATGAAGCCAAACGAGTTTTAGGGGAAGAATGGCTAAACACATGGGAGAAAGGTTTGCCGAATTATGAAGAGACACCGGGTAATATCAATATTCCAACGATTTTATGGCTACGTAATTTAGCCCTCGCTTATGATTTAGTCGAATACGGCAAAATGCGTTATAACCTTCTGGGTAATGGTGGGCATTGGTTTCCGGGGCAAAAAGCCGATAAATTAAGAGATTTCGATTTAACTAATTGCTTGAAAAATAGTCCTCACCAAGATAAAATTCCCCAATTTTTGGCACAAACAGAATCGTTACTTGGAGGGCAAGAAGTTAAAAGATTATCTCAAACCAATTAG